The sequence GCTTCCTCCGGGACTACGCGTCTCGGGCCACCAACGCCCTCCTCTGGATCGCTCTCATCTCGGTCACCACCGTCCTTTTCCGCAGGCTCGCTAGGCTGGTGCGGCTGTGGGTCCAGGGTAGCCGGATCCCTGGGCCTCCCTCCACACCCTTCCTCGCCCTGATCCATGGCTGTGGATCCCTGGGGAATCTCAGCGGTAGAGTCTGGTGcttttttgattaatttttttgtcTTTCTTTTGGGATGCAAATTTAGATCCTGTGGCATTTTATCTATTGGAAAATTTAGTCTTCTGGCTCTTGGTTTTGCGTTGTGGGGGAGAGGAGATTATTACTGCTGTTTAACTCATTTTACATCTTTTGATTAGGCCTTAACTCTGCGATAAGTGTTTTTTTACTATTTATCGTTCtccttaattgataatataaagaataataaaataatttaatatctctataaATTTATGTTCTATTAGATTAAATAAAAGATATAACTAAAGTGGAGATTTTTGAAAAATGGGAGTTACTGAAATGCATGCGAACTTATGTTGGATATAATTTACCCTAGTTTTTGGTGAGAAATAACATAAGTTcaacctaatttttaataaacaaatcaaatttttattgatTCCATCTGACTAGATCCAGTTTAAATATCAATTTGTACAGCATGCATGTTGCGTAAATCGATATATTTGTTAAACCTTGATGTTCTACCCACGAAATAGACTTGCTTTATGCTATTTTCTCCTTGGATTCATTGCTTATAGGTTTTCCTTCAGTTTGTTATTTCTCTAATTTTAGACAATGGAGCATGATCTACGATGTAATTGTTTTGCAAACAAATATTTATGAATCAATTAGTAACTGGATCTTACAATTTCATCACCTTTTGAAGCCAAAATTATCTTAGTTTATCTTGCAGAATTGCTTAAATCTTGTTAACGCTAGGATGTTACCCTGAATACAGTTCCATTATTTACTTCTATACTTAAATCGCAATCATTTATAGACACTTGATGGTTTATCAACATATGTCATAACAGAGTTGAATTGCAATTCATCATGAATGGGGAAAGTTGATCCAATTGATTGGTCTTTCTTTAATTTGAATGGTGGTTCTCAGAACATAACATGAATGTACAGCATGGTGATCTCAAATATTTGGGAAAACGGGAGTAGATGATGATGGTGAACATAAATATAAATGATCACTTGCAAGAATATTGCGCAATTTAGTATTCACTCATGATAACACTTATCTTCATAATCAGTAAGGTAAATGAACCGACAATATTTTGTTTGACAAAGTTATCGaatgattttgaatttcattCCTGTTTTTCATCATTGTCCTTCTATAATTTGATGGGAGTTGTCAAGAGCTGCTCCTAAAAGATCATGATAAAGTCTTTGTTGATTTCACAATAGTTTTAACTTATGATTAGATGTGTCTGATCTTGTCACATCCAAATGGTACCTAAACATGTGTTTTCTTACTAATTTGTGTATTAGCAAGAGAAATGAAGTCACAGAACCTCAATCACTTGCATGGCTCCTTGATACCTCATAGTCAAGTGTTGTTTGCATGATTCCTTGATACCTCGTAGTTGTGTTGTTTGAGTAAGCTGCGGTAACTACTAAAAAAGAATATGAAACTTTATTTTGTTATGTATTTTCTAAAGTTCACTGAATTTCAGGTTATCTATCTGATTTGCACGAGAAGTATGGACCAATTGTCAGACTTTGGCTGAGTCCAACTCAGCTTCTTGTTTCTGTCAGAGATACTAGGCTAATCAAAGAGATGTTGATAAAGGCAGATGATAAGTTGCCACTGACAGGGCGAGCATTTCATTTGGCTTTTGGTAAATCAAGCTTATTTATATCATCCTTCCACAAGGTATTCTTGCCTAAATGGAATTATTTTCAAACAAATTGTATCATATGTTCCAAATTTCTCTTAGGAGTGATGGGATAATGGTGTTCTATGGCAGTTCTTATATCATATCCTTCTAGTGTATCATACTTCAACTTTCCGTCAGCTTACATAAGGCCTCTCATCTACTTATAGTATATTTCTTGAATAACTTTATGGTTATGTATTCTTGTTTCCGTTTGTTATAATCGGAGATTATGATTATTCTTGCCTTGTTCAGCATGCTTCAGAAAATGTGTTTCTAGGTAAATGTTGTTTATTCATGGGTCATAGGTACAAAAGAGAAGAGAATCTTTGGCAGAATATATGAATAGGAGACTGTCTGCGAGGACAAATTTTATTACTTCAAAGGTTGTTGAGTTTGTCATTGACAGAGTTGATACAATCATGGCTGCGGGCCTTCTTGATTGCATACAAATATCAAGACAGCTTGCATTTTTTGTTCTTGGAAGCACATTTTTTGGGGATGCATTTTTGGATTGGCCTAATGCCAGCATATATGAAGAGCTACTAATGACGATTGCTAAGGATGGTTGCTTTTGGGCCTCTTATTCCATCCCTCCTTTCTGGAGTAGAGAATATTGGAAGTACCAATACATGTGTAATAGGTTGAGGCACCTAACACAAGATATGATCCAATATTGCGTGGACAAATATGACTCACTGAGCCAAACTGATCACAGATCTTACAGAGAAAACAAGGACATTGCAAAGGAAGCTAGATTGGATGCTTCTGTTTTGCTTGATAATATGAGATCAGGTGGTCTGTTCCTGGAAGAAATGGAAAAGTATTTCATTTCCGAAGATGAACCATGTGGGAATATACTGGCCTCGATGTTTCATGGATGCCTTGCATTTGCTAGCTTAATTAGTAGCATTTTGACAAGGCTTGTAATGCATCCTGATTTACAAGAGAAGGTAAATCTATTTCTTATTCCTTCCATATTTCAGCTTTGGTATCAGTTAACAATTTTCAGTTGATCTTCCTACTCTCTATGTGGTCTAATGTCTCAATTCTCAACTTATGAATGTAGTTTTGTTTTACACACTTGCTACTCATGTATCATTTGTTCACTTGTTAGACAATTTAAATTTATCTAGGCTACATAAACATTACCTTGAAACTCCATAACTTAATAAAGCATATTTTCATTGAGGTGGTGCTATTTTGTTATTTCAGCTTCCTGATGCGGAGGGACTTAGCTCAATGAGCTAAATAGAAACAAATTTTAAGCTATTCATGTTCTCTTATCTAGCCTCTTTGCTGCAGTTGTACTTGGAGATTGTTGCAGTTCAGGGGGAAACGTCCGAGTTGGATTTGCATGATGTGGAAAAGATGAATTTACTGATGGCTACAATCTATGAATCAGCTCGATTATTGCCAGCAGGACCTTTGCTCCAAAGATGCTCTCTTAAACATGGTATTAATTTTTATCTCTTTTTGTGCTGGGGAGTTGCTGAATCCAAATACTTCAACTTGATAGTCATTAAGTAATTGGCTAGTGACCTGTCTAACTGTTGCACATGTATGGATTCAATTCAATTAAGTGTTACTTTGTTTATAAGATCATTATCtagaaattcattaaaaaaaattctaaataacttcTATGAATACCCCCATCCTTCATCATCCATTCATCCAAATTTCAATCATTGCCCCTTATCTTCTCGACTTCTCCCAACTTCCAAAGTAAGAAGTGCCTATCTTGGTTGCAAACTTCACCATACGGCTAATCCCAAAGCTTTTGTTCACTCAATGCTTTAGGAACAACTGATAATAAGTAGTGAGGAAATTCTTGTATAGCAAGTATAGCACAAACatatgtgatcttggcaaagcatTGTGGATGAGATAATCATTCCTCGCCTAGAAGACTAAAGCTTCTTGCATCAACACAAATTGTTAAATCCATTCAACGCTCTCAAGTGTGTCTAAACAAACCTTTTTCATCTTCATGGCCATGACTTATTGCTAACTGTATTCAACATGACATCAAACTCGAGCACGGAATacctgagagagagagagagagaattgttttgattattgtgactgacatttttaaaatttaaatttattgttaaaataaattattttaattttattaatcatttttaatttttataaatatcaaaaaatattacaaagttaaataATAAACTTATGAAAATATCTAGGTCTGGCTACCTCTAGGTACAAGTTGAGCTAGCTCTAGGTCATGCAAGCACCCGAGTCAGGCCATGCCAGCATGTATCATAGCAAGGGTAGAACTTGGTAACACCTCTAACAACAATGTTGTGTGTTGAGGGATCATTCTAATGGAAGTGGGATACCAAGGATTTCTGAAGATGGTAGGAGCAATGAGATTCTTGATCATGGAAAACCACAATAATGAAAAGAGGAATGCAGTACTTTAATCTTTGACCTCAAATCTCACAATGCAAAGATGAGAAGAAGAAATAGGAGTTTGTGAACCCCACAtagtgggataaggtttggttgttgttgtaggcaTAATGAGTTTCTTGATTATGGAAAACCACAATAATGAAAAGAGGAACACAGTACTTTAATCTTTGACCGCATGTTTCACAATGGTAAGATGAGAGCCTAATCTTCACTCAACATTTAAAAACATTTCCAAACAATCTTGTTAAGCTCCTTATGAAAACTGATGACCAAATTAAATAAGCAAAGTCTAATTATGACCTAGACAAAATAGaacaattctaattttaaaattaaaataaaagaaaataccaaataaataaatttgtttatAATGGATATAGAAAGgagagccttggcgcaatggtaaagttgttgccgtaTGATCTAGAGATCATGAATTCGAGTctcggaaacaacctcttgcaaaatagGGTAAGGTTGGATACAATAGATCCTTCCTTGGACCCCGGATTGGCGGGAGCTTCGTATactaagactgcgtacaatagacCCTTTCCTGGGCCCTGCATTGGTGGGAGATTCGTGCAGCGCCCTTTATAGAAAGTAGAAAGATGGAACTCTGAAGTTTCTAACAATTATCAAGCTTCGTTGAAGTCTAGTTGCTCCTAATGTGTCTAAGGGGATTTACATGAACACTTGTGTAGCTTTTAGATGCTATTATGACATACATATTATTCATTTCATATCCAAATCGTTCTTGTCTCATTTGGATTCTTTTTCTCCAAATTCTGAATTACAGATATATGCCTTAGTTCTGGTGTAACTGTACCAGTAGGTGCAATTCTAGTTGTGCCTTTACAGCTGGTTCAAACGGATAACTCTATTTGGGGAAAGGATGCTAGTCAATTCAATCCATATAGATTCTTGTCAGAAGGCAAAGAGTGCATAGGTATGCAGCATTCTTCTTTTCTCCCATTATAAACTTGCACGTGTTcttttttcaatctttttttttttgatgtaccAGCAACCAAGCTATCTTTTACTATGaatttttcttcatttttctttttctttatatctcAAGGATAAATTACACTAGTCTTGATTGATGACTTTATATGTCAAGGATAAAGATGTGTACTAATTTCCTTTTCACATATTCCTATTAAAAATGGGATAAATCGTCAATCATATTACTGTCTGATAAGTTTTTCTGTCATTTTTACATGGTCCATTAACAAAGAAGCAGCAACACCACTTTCATCTGCAAAATGTCTCAATTTAGTTCCTATTTGTTATAAAGATAACTACATTTATGTTGATAACCTTTGGCATAGATTATCTTCATCACTGCACCTTATGCAATTTGATCTAAGTACAACTTCTATCTGTCTCATTAACTTGGTATAGTTTATATTAATCGTGCTTGCATTGTCTTTGTGATAGTGTGATTTCTTTTTATAGCATTGTGATTTTGTTGTTCATGCACCCCCTTGGAGTTTATTATCCTTATAGTTGAGTGCTAAATCTGTTCGTTCTATTTGGCATCCAGGCATATGCAATGAACATGAAGGCCCTGAGAAAAGCTCTTCTCTTAGTGAACTAAATGAAAATGCAGCTTTTCTTACCTTTGGATATGGTACACGAGCATGTGTTGGCAAGAAGTTTGCTATTCTTGGGGTTTCAGCACTTATAGCGGCTTTGCTTCAGAATTATGAGGTTCAGGTTTTCATTATTCTTGCTAAGTGCTAACGAATGTTATTTCAGGCTTTGTGCATGGGCATGCTTTATGTTAAGTCTGCAATTGTCCTTTATGCATTTTGAAAACCCTTTGATACTGCATAGTTCTGTTCCTCTGTCTGATTCTATGATTTCGGTCCCTAATGGGCAATGATCTCACAGAATCATCTATCATAAAACATTGAATGTTCCTTTTAGTTAGCTGGTATTTGTACTACTGATTGGATTTGAATGCTCCTCGCCTAATTCAGCGAGGGCAAGAAATAGATTACAAGTTTATGTGTTCCTAGGTAGTTTACACTAAACAACATTTCCTTCTGCAGATAAGGTTTCAACCAGGACTAGATGATGATCCAAAACCAATACTAAATGACTGCGTCCTTAAGCTTCTTCCGAGCCCAAAGATTTCCTTCACGAAGAGAAGTCAGAGATAGTGCAAAGTGAAGGTTCCACCTGAGTTTTGCTGCAGTTATGTGGCAAGGACTTGGAAAAACCTTTGCATCCACTGGTAAAAGAAACCCTTTGACAGTTTTTTTCCCCTTCGGTTTTTGACAGCTCCAGTGATTATTACCACACCCTTTTAGTAGTTTGGAAGCACTTGGGAGTTGTTAACTCTAGATGGTCCTTTGTCCAGTTGTATAATGACGTTTTTCCTCCAGAAAGGAGTTTGTTGAAGCGGTATGAAATGTGATTATAGTCGCAGACATAATATGTTAGCAGAATAATTAAATAAGTGCCCCTTGTAAGTGTTGTTGTAATTGTAGaatgttctctctcatcattcttgcAACTATCTTGTATGAAATGTGCCTCATCTGTTGCAGCTTCTTGAGGTTGAGCCATGGCTTGACCCACACCTTGGCCTCGTAGATCTTCTTTCTCTCATCAATGACCTCGACCGTCAAGTGGTGCAGAGTCCCAGCAACCGCCTGCTGCTTCCTCGCCTTGATCATGCTCGCGAACTCcagaagaggagagttcttcacCACCACAAACAAATAAATCACTTAAGCACTGAGAATTGGCACAGAGAACAACCGATCGAGGTAAGGAGAAGCGTGAGTTAGAGGCAAAGAAGTCTAGAGTAAAAAAATTTCACGAATGTAAAGAACAAGTGTTCGTAAGAGATCTAAGACAAAAAAATTTCACAAATGTAAGAACAAGTGCGTTCATCAGTTAAATCGGAAAACACGGAAAATTATTACAGTAATTCAATCAGCTGATGTTCAGTGCAGTATGTAGCTTGGCTGCAATTAAATTTGTACTTCAAtgtgctttaaaaaaaaaaaaaaatctaacgtAAATCTActgaagaaaaatataaaaatacagggcCCAACCGGGTTCGAACCGGTGACCTATTGATCTGCAGTCAATTGCTCTACCACTGAGCTATGGACCCATTACGGCACAAGCTTTTAATATATTTCTTATATGTagtaaataaaaatcaatcattGTTTTTAATATAATCAATTTAAATACTTACAGAAATTGATTCTTTGTCTTCTCCAATTGATTATCACTCAATACCAGATTACGAGTAGAAGAACAATttgtaaacttatttttttaaaataataataataataagtcacATATAAATTCTGTTTCCTATTCTTTGATGATTAATAGAAATCCTAATCAACACCTATTTTGCCACAGAGTTGGTATTGTATatcaaaatcataaaaatattgatATTCCTTTGTCAATTAACTTCTTCAAGAAAGGCGCCCACATCACCATATTAAAGTTGGACAatgggatttttttttataattgaaGTATTTAGGTTTTACTATCCGATTAATTTTAGAGATGACCAATTTGATCCCATAGAAATTTCTAATTAGTCATCTAGATAAATCAAAAAGTACAGATGGATCATGACAGGCAAACTAACATAAGTAATTCCAACTATTTTATGTGAAATTCAAATTCTCGTTATCCTCGGGAGTTCTATTATTCTAGAGGTATCCGATTTGATCCTAAGGAAGCTTCTCATCAACTATCAACATAAATTGAGAAGTACAAATGAGTCATAATGGATAGTCTAATATCATAAACAATTCAAATTGTACCTTAGATGAGATTTGAATTTTCAAACCCTAAGGAATTCCTCCCATAATTT is a genomic window of Zingiber officinale cultivar Zhangliang unplaced genomic scaffold, Zo_v1.1 ctg182, whole genome shotgun sequence containing:
- the LOC122036610 gene encoding probable cytochrome P450 313a5 isoform X2, encoding MDLCDVALPYTLIGVLLWPPPRHPGAVACAGRFLRDYASRATNALLWIALISVTTVLFRRLARLVRLWVQGSRIPGPPSTPFLALIHGCGSLGNLSGYLSDLHEKYGPIVRLWLSPTQLLVSVRDTRLIKEMLIKADDKLPLTGRAFHLAFGKSSLFISSFHKVQKRRESLAEYMNRRLSARTNFITSKVVEFVIDRVDTIMAAGLLDCIQISRQLAFFVLGSTFFGDAFLDWPNASIYEELLMTIAKDGCFWASYSIPPFWSREYWKYQYMCNRLRHLTQDMIQYCVDKYDSLSQTDHRSYRENKDIAKEARLDASVLLDNMRSGGLFLEEMEKYFISEDEPCGNILASMFHGCLAFASLISSILTRLVMHPDLQEKLYLEIVAVQGETSELDLHDVEKMNLLMATIYESARLLPAGPLLQRCSLKHDICLSSGVTVPVGAILVVPLQLVQTDNSIWGKDASQFNPYRFLSEGKECIGICNEHEGPEKSSSLSELNENAAFLTFGYGTRACVGKKFAILGVSALIAALLQNYEIRFQPGLDDDPKPILNDCVLKLLPSPKISFTKRSQR
- the LOC122036610 gene encoding probable cytochrome P450 313a5 isoform X1 — encoded protein: MDLCDVALPYTLIGVLLWPPPRHPGAVACAGRFLRDYASRATNALLWIALISVTTVLFRRLARLVRLWVQGSRIPGPPSTPFLALIHGCGSLGNLSGYLSDLHEKYGPIVRLWLSPTQLLVSVRDTRLIKEMLIKADDKLPLTGRAFHLAFGKSSLFISSFHKVQKRRESLAEYMNRRLSARTNFITSKVVEFVIDRVDTIMAAGLLDCIQISRQLAFFVLGSTFFGDAFLDWPNASIYEELLMTIAKDGCFWASYSIPPFWSREYWKYQYMCNRLRHLTQDMIQYCVDKYDSLSQTDHRSYRENKDIAKEARLDASVLLDNMRSGGLFLEEMEKYFISEDEPCGNILASMFHGCLAFASLISSILTRLVMHPDLQEKLYLEIVAVQGETSELDLHDVEKMNLLMATIYESARLLPAGPLLQRCSLKHDICLSSGVTVPVGAILVVPLQLVQTDNSIWGKDASQFNPYRFLSEGKECIGICNEHEGPEKSSSLSELNENAAFLTFGYGTRACVGKKFAILGVSALIAALLQNYEVQIRFQPGLDDDPKPILNDCVLKLLPSPKISFTKRSQR